AAGTTTTAACACCCCGGCAAAACTTTTCAGCTACTCCGCATGTCTCTAGCTTCCGCCCGTGCGCGGGTAAAGAGTCCGTGGGGAAGGTAAATTAACTCGGAAACCCGGCGGATCAGATGTTCTTCAAAAGCCTCGATCACATCGTCGGAAAAAGCCACCTGCCACATCTGCCGAACCAGCAGGTACTTGTCTCGCTCGCTGAACTGGTCATTGACGGCCTGGGTAAACTCAAACAGGGAAGTGGCTCGCTCCCTTTGCTCTATGGCTTCATCAATAATCTCTGCCGCCGCATGGCTGCTCAGCGCGTAGTGTTGGCAAAGTAGTTCGATCAAAGTGTTACGTTCGCGCGGGTCTAGCTTTTGATCCACAGTAGCCACCTCAACCAGTAAGGCGGCACTGATCATTCGCACGTCTTTTTCATCGTGCATTTCGACATCGGCACTGTTGCCAATCTGTTCAAACAGCTTACGGATTTGTTGCAGCATCAGTTTCCCGGCGTCCCATCACTTGGCTCTGCAGCAGCATTTCGAGCCGCTCCTGGTCTTTGACAAAATTACGGATACCCTCGGCGAGCTTTTCTGTGGCCATGGCATCACTGTTGAGTTGGTAGCGGAATGCTGCTTCGCAGAGTCGCCCCTCAGGGCGTGGCAGCGGTTCGTTGACCGTGGGAAGCCCACCAACCAATAAACCCTCGCTCTCTTCCAGAGACTGGAGCAGCTGAGGGCTGATGGTTAAGCGATCGCATCCGGCCAGCGCTTCGATCTCCTCCGCATTGCGGAAGCTGGCGCCCATCACAATGGTGGAGTAGTCGCGCGACTTATAATAATGATAGATATTGCGTACCGACAGTACACCGGGATCCTCTTCACCGCTAAAGGCTTTGCGGTCCCCATTGGCTAGATGCCAGTCGAGGATGCGGCCCACAAAGGGAGAGATCAGTGTTACTCCAGCTTCGGCGCAGGCAATCGCTTGGCTCAAACAGAACAACAGGGTGAGATTGCAGTGAATGCCCTCCCGTTCCAGTATCTCTGCTGCTGCTATCCCCTCCCAGGTGGCGGCGACTTTAATTAGTACTCGCTCCCGGGCTACGCCTTCGCGCTCGTACAGGGCCACAAGGTGTCTGGCGTAATCAATAGTGGCGCGGGTATCGAAAGACAGGCGCGCGTCCACCTCGGTAGAGACTACCCCAGGGATCAATTGCAATATTTCACTGCCGATACTGACAGCCAGCTTGATTGCAGCCAGCCGTGCTGTTTCAGAGGAGTTGGCGCCACTGTGGTGGTGAGTTGCCCACTCCAGTGACTCTTGGATCAGGCCCTTGTATTGGGGCAGTTGGGCAGCCTTAAAGAGTAAAGAGGGATTGGTGGTGGCATCCTGGGGGCGATAGCGGCGTATGGCATCAATATCGCCAGTATCTGCTACCACCTGGCTGCGCTGTTTGAGTTGATCCAGTTTATTCATCGCGATTCCCTCGATAGTATTTGGCTTCCCTTCCTATGAAATACTGGCCTTCCAAGTTAAGCCGCTTGGGTGACCAGTGACAAAGCTTGCTCCACAACCTCAGGCCCTGCCCCTTTCTTGTGAGCATTTTCACTCAGATGACGACGGAAACGGCGTGCCCCGGGCAGGCCCTGAAAGAGCCCGAGCATATGCCGGGTAATATGGTTGAGGCGTTGACCACTTGCCAGTTCTCGCTCGATATAGGGCAACATCTGCTCGACCACTTGCGCGGCATCGGGTCCTTCATTTTCTCCAAACAACACACTGTCCACCTGTGAAAGAAGCGCTGGGGTCTGATAGGCGGCGCGACCGAGCATAACACCATCTACCCGCTGTAAATGTTGCTGGCATTCTTCCAGAGAATTAATGCCACCATTAATGATGACTTGCAGCTGTGGGTAATCCTTTTTCAGCTGGTAAACCATATCGTAGTTAAGCGGTGGGATTTCGCGGTTTTCCTTTGGGCTGAGGCCCTGCAGCCAGGCTTTGCGGGCATGGACGATAAATGTCTCTGTGCCGATGGCTGCCTGTGCCTCCACAAAACGGGTCAGGCCAGGGTAGTCTTCCATATCGTCTATACCGATACGGTGTTTGACTGTGACCGGAATAGACACTGCGTCACGCATCGCAGATAAGCCGGCAGCTACGACATCTGGTTCCGCCATCAGACAGGCGCCAAAACGTCCAGACTGAACCCGGTCACTGGGGCAGCCGCAGTTGAGGTTGATTTCCGCATACCCCCACTCCTCGGCAATTCGTGCGCACTCCGCCAGCTCGCGCGGGTCGCTTCCGCCAAGTTGTAGGGCGACAGGCAGTTCGCCAGCGTCAAATTGCAGGTGGCGCTGGCGATCCCCGTGCAAAATTGCCCCAGTGGTCACCATTTCGCTATAAAGACGGGCGCGTTTACTCAGTAGGCGCCACATATAGCGGCAGTGACGGTCACTCCAATCAAGTAGTGGCGCGGTGCAAAAGCGGTGGGGACTGTAATCAGACATAAACTACGATGTAAAAGACTAATAAAAACAGAGTAGCCCGCCATTATATGGGATGTAAAACATAGACCCTATGTGGAAGTGCATGTAAATGAAGATAAATTTACCCCCTGCAAGCCCTCAATCTGAACTCCCTGGACATTTGCTACATTCAAACACTTGACTGGTTGCATAGAGAGACTGGCAGCTGCCCTGATGCGCAATTACACTTTATTCCTGCTATCCTCACGGCTAGGTAGTACAAAGTTCTTTCTGTTTAAATACCTCTGATAGAAACTCGACAAATGCGCTGACTTTAGCAATCTTGATTCGATTTTGTGGGTACAGTGCATAGATACCAATTCTTTCCATGTTCCAGTTTGGTAATAGATTTACAAGAGTGCCTTGTCTAATTTCCGTGTGGCACATGTAGTCTGGCAGAACTGCGATACCGCATGAATCCAATGTGGCTTGCTTAATGATGGAGAAGTCATCCGAAGAGAAGGTTGGATTTATGTTAATTTCAAATACCTTTTTCCCGTTCTGCAAAATTATTTTAGGAGCCTTCTGCATGGCGTTCATAAACAGCCATTGATGCCCCTCCAAGTCTTTAGTTCTCGTAGGTGTTCCATATTCTTTAAGATAAGCTGGACTGGCATAGATTTTTCGGCATGCGTGCCCAAGAGGTTTTGCGACCAGCCTGGAGTCATCCAATTGCCCAACTCGAATCACCACATCAAAGCCCTCTTCGATCAAATCGACTCTGTGATTAACCAAGCTCAGGTTCATTTGTATTTCTGGGTAAAGATGCAAAAATTTTGCTAGCGTGGGTTTTAGGATTTGCTGGCCAATAGTAATTGATGCCCCTACCTTAATGAGGCCTCGATTGACCTGCAGGATTTCTGATACTTCCGCTTCGGCCAGCATTATCTCTTCTTCAATACGCTTACAGTGACTTAAATACTTTCTACCAGCCTCCGTTAAGGTTTGAGAGCGAGTGGACCGCTCCAGGAGCCTGACTGATAGCTGATCTTCCAGGCGTGCAACTTTCCTACTTACGTTGGCTTTTGGTATGCCCAGTCGGTCTGCGGCTTGGGTAAAACTGCCAGTTTCCACTACGGCTAAAAACACCATCATATCGTTGAGGTCTTGGTTCATAGAAATCAATTGTTGTTAAAAATGAGATAGTTATATTCTAATTTTTGTATATATCAAACAATAAGTTGTACCTAAGATACCTCCATCGCTTACATATTTTGGAGGCACATCATGAAAATCCTCAAACGTGACTCACTACCACTTGGCGGTTTTGCTGGGCTTACCGAGCACAGGTTGGTCATGGATAGCCAGGTATTCGGTCCGCACAAACATCCACATACCTCTGAAGGGCTCGATAATTTTGTTTATCTGGCCGATGCCCGCTTCAATCCGAAAGGCGAAACAGGCATGCACCCTCACCGTGAGATAGATGTGATTTCGGTCATGGTGGATGGACGAATACAACATGAGGGCTCTTTAGAGCATGGCAAAGGTTTAGATAAAGGAGGAGTACAAGTCCAGCGGGCTGGAGGCCAGGGGTTTACACATAACGAGATGAACCCGGATTGCAAAAAAAATCGAATGATCCAGCTATGGGCCTTACCACCTGTCTCTGGTCAAGCCGCAGGCTACAAGTACTACAGGCCAGGCCAAAATAAGGTCACCCGAGTTTATGGGGGGCGCGATGATCAAACAGTCACCTTTGATAACAGTACGATTATCGAGATCGCCAATTTAAATGCAGACGAGCAAATTTCATTTAATGGCGAGACTCTGGTTTACCTAACTAATGGCTGGGGAATCTTTTCTGAAGCTGAGCAAAAAGAAAGTGTGAAGGATGGAGATTTAATTAGGAGTCATAGCGGTAAGTTAATTGCAGATGTTAATACAAGTGCAATTGTTATTAGAAAGTTAAATCATTAAATAGGTAGGTAACACCGTGAATAAGTTTTCAGAAACCTTAACTAAAGACAATTCTGTGTTGGCGTTAATTGATCATCAAACGGGACTATTGGTGAGTTGTCGGGATCTGGACCCTCATCTGATGACGGAGAACATAAAGGGATTGGCAAATCTTGCGAAGGCAGTAAATTTACCCACTGTTGTTACTGCGAGTATGCCTGAGGGGCCAAATGGCCCTATTATGCCTGAGATAACAAACATCTTGGGCAATGAAATTATTGAGCGTGAAGGTGAGATAAACGCGTGGAAAAGCCTGGAGTTTAAGCGAGCTATTGAAGCAACCGGGCGTAAAAAAATAATTATGGCTGGCATCGTTACGGATGTCTGTTTGATGTTTCCCGCTATCTCTGCTGTAGCCGAAGGGTATGATGTATATGCCGTAGTGGATGCTTCAGGTACTTGGAATAGTACAGTGACACAGGCTGCTATGCATCGTATGACGCAGGCGGGTGTGAAAGTTGCTACCTGGTCATCCGTGTTGGCAGAAATGATGGATGATTGGCGAAGTGATCACGGCACGGAACTTGGGGGCATATTAGCTCAACACACGACCTACCGATGGGTATATAACAGCTACCTTACTGCAGCAAACCAAAAGTAATTTAGAGCCCCTCTCATTTGTACGGGAGGGGCGGGAGTATGCCTATGGTTCATCACAACAAACATTTTGCGCCACTAATTACTTTTTTGTCCTTGATTCCTTTGGTTTATTTTATCCCTGACAGTTTAGCCTTAATCTTGCCAGATCATAAATTGCTCCAGGTAATTACTGCGGTGGCTATTATAGTACCGATTATTAGCTATTTGATTCTGCCGTTAGCTTTCTACTCGGTTAGGCATATTTATGGTGAAAATGTGGAGAGATAATTCATTGTTTGGGGGCAGTTCTTCAGATTGTTATTCAGATTACTTGCGCTCAGGTGGTTAAACTGCTCTTCAAAATGTATTTAAATGTTTCGCTCTCTTTCGGAGGAGCTATCTTCTGATTTGGTTGGAGTGTTTTTTGTAGTAATCGGTTGGCCAGCCTGGAAGGTAGGCTCCAGTTTTTTCAGTATCTTGCGTGCGGTGGCGCGGTAGCTGGTAAGCTTGCCGCCGGCTACCGCGAGAATACGAGGATTGCGCTCATTATCACAGCAAATCATGGATTCCCGCGAGCGGGCGAAAGGACTTTTTTCCGCTTCCGGTAGAACCCGCAATCCAGCATAGCTATCACATATATCCTCCACCTGTAGGCTGCGTGTCTGGGAAAAATACTGCTGTACTGTACGTAGCAAATAGGCCTCCTCTTCCATGGTGGGAACCACTTCCCGTGGATCGCCGAAGAAGGGGCGCTCTGTGGTGCCAACTAAGGTTTTGTCTTGCCAGGACATTACGAAGACCGCTCGATGATCCTCAGCTTCCACATAGAAGATCTTATTGCCGAGCGACAGTGGCAACAATATGTGGGTGCCAGCGACAAGGTCTATAGGAGGTAGGGTCAAAGAGGGAGAACAGCGCGTGTTGGTGGTCGCTACCCAGGGGCCGCTGCAATTAACCAGGGCACGGGTGTGTAGAGTATTGAGTTTGCCGTCGGCCACGTAATCAACCCGCACCCCCTCCTCGGTAACTTCCGCCCCGACTAAACTGCCGGGACAGATAATTTGCGCACCATGCGCAATTGCTGAAGCGACTACATCACGGGTTAGGGCGGCATCGTCTGTTTGCGCATCGTAATAGCGAAATACTGCGAGTAGATCCTCCTGCTTGAGGCCAGGTAGGGTATCCCATTCGGATTTGGGTAAAGCGCGAAAGCGCGAGGCCTCACTGCCGATACCGGAGAGGAGCGCGTAAAGGCTAAGCCCCAGTCTGACCATCCATGGTGGACGCTTGCTGTCACGGTAAATAGGAATATAAAAGGGCACCATACGCACCAACTGCGGCTTATTTTCCAGCAACCAGTGACGTTCGCGCAGGCACTCATAGACAAGTCGGAATTGACCGCTCTCGAGGTAGCGCAGGCCCCCATGGATAAGCTTGGATGAGCGTGAGGAGGTGGCTGCGGCGATACCGAGCTGTTCCAGAATCACGACCGAATGCCGTTCCTTGGCCAGAGCCTCTGCGGTGCCTGCGCCAAGAATTCCCGCACCAACTACCAGTACATCAAAATCCGTAGACATCACTCGCTTCCCAGGAGCGCATTAATAGTGGCAGGTTGCCGGTGAGGATATGGTGCGCCCCCCGCTTTCGCCAGAGTACAGCTTCTTCGGCAGAGTTAATTTCATAGACAACCCACTGCCAGGGGCCAGGGGGTAATTCTTCGCAATCGACGAAGCTGTCGCGAATCAGCAGAAACTCCGGGGCGAGAGTGACAATATCGGCAGACAGGCAACGTGGAACGCTGTTGATTTGCAAGGCCACCCTATGCCAGCCCATGCTGCGTGCGGCCCGAAGACTGCGACAGTCTTTTGTGAGCAGCGCGAAGGACTCGCGTTCGTTACGCATTAACTCCATGAGCTTCTTTACCGCGGCTGTAAAACCCATGTTGGTGATATTGGCTGCGGAGATGCCTACAAACCAATCCAGATGCCGGTGACAGCTGGCCCAGTCCACCAATTTTATAAAGGAATCGATAGGCAAGCGGTTGAGTTGGGAGTCCCTTAGATCGTGGAAGAAATGTTGACGCTTATCACTTGGCATAGGCAGTGTATCGCTATGGTAGCACCAGGGAGTGCCATTCAAGCTAAAGCGGACATCGCACTGAATGGCGCAGGCGCCCAGATTATGGGCCGCCTCGAAGGCGGCGATGGTATTCTCCGGGTGGCGGGTTTTGTCGCCTCGGTGCGCGATTAGCATGTGAGTCAAATCCGGAAAGCAGGCGTTATTGTCGAGTGGATATAGGCGCTTAGGCGCTCTGTAACCCAAGGGTCAAATGACCCAGGCTGGAATTGGGTCTTACAGGAAAAATAGACCCTGGAGAGGTTGTTGCAAGTAGAGTTAGGCGGAAATTTCGATGCTCAGGTGCATTCCTCAAGAGTAGGGAATAGCCAGCTAAACTTAAGGTGTGCCCTTTAGATGTCTGTGCAGCTGTGGCATAACTGCGCTGTTAAAGAGGTATATAGCCCCCGTGAGTAGTAAAAGACGTATTCTGCTTTTGGTAATTTCCACCACTGTGCTAGCGTTAGCGGAGCAGGTACAGTCTGCAGGACAGACTGCCCAGGCGACTTCACAGATAGTGCTGAGTTTTACACCTCAGGTGCAGTGGCGTTATGAGCGAAGCAGGGAATCGGTAAGGTTTTGTCTTCGCAACATACCGGCCAAACATTTTCGTTTAACAAGCGAAGCTCTGCTGTCTTCCTCTGAGCAGCGTGTATATTATTTAGGTGTTAATAAGTGCCTGGAAACAAAGTCCATTGAGAACTTTTCGGGAGTGATGATTTCAGCGGAGTAATCATTTCAAGAACAAATCGTTTTTGAATGACTGGCTCGGAGTTAATTCTTTTGTATGGGGGTGAGTTTCTGTAGGTCTCCCTGAGTTAGAACAGAAATATGGGAAGAGTACTATATACAGCCATATAAATTCGATGAATACAGTCTTTAAAATAATGGTTAATTTAGGTGGATATTAGAGCGATGAAAAAAATACTGCTCTCTTTCTTGTTGCTACTAGGGCAGCCCGCACTGGCAGCCATGTCCCTGGATAAAATAATTTTTTATCTTGATGATGCTCCCAATGCGCGTGATGACGTGGTTATCACTAATCCGGATAAAGAGACCCTGTATGTACAGACAGAAATATTTCGGGTAGATAACCCCGGGCTAGATAACGAAGAGCGCATTCGAGTGATTAACCCGGATGAATTCAGGTTGTTGGTGAGCCCGGCCAAGGCCATATTGGCGCCAGGAGAGAGGAAACGTTTTCGTCTAATGGCGTTGGATAGAGATTTAAAGGAAGAGAAGGTCTACCGGGTTACCTTCAAGCCAGTAGTTGGGGAGGTCAAGTCGGAGCAAACCGCACTGAAAATTCTTGTGGCCTACCAGGCATTAGTATTTGTGCAACCTGAAGATGGAAGTTACCAGCTGGAGTTACAGGCTGACGGAAGTCAACGCTACTTAAAGAACATCGGAAATATCAATGTTGAAGTGGTTGAGGCCCGTCATTGCCCAAGCGAGGGTGAATGTCAAAAGCTTGATATTTCAGGTCGTTTGTATGCTGGAACAAGCCTGACGTTAGAGGACCTTCCCACCGAAGGGGAACTAGAGCTCTTTTTAAGAGGGCGTGATAGCGAGCGAGTGCGGCTTCCTTTGGGCAGTTAAGGGTCAGTTAGCTAAGATTTTTACTGACTAGGTGATATAGAATAAATACGATAAGGGGATATCTAAGACCTGGTTTGGTATCCCTCTTATAATATCGAAAGTTTATACCTGATTTACAGCATTGAAATTTTTTCAGTTTAAAGAAAAAGTCCATTTTTGTTTTATGCTTGGGGTTTAATCTAAACCAATCGTTCAAACTCTAAATGTACTGCTTGTATAGGGTATAGCTAAGCGGAAGTTCTCATTAATCATGGCTATTAGTATTGGCTACTGGCTAGTAACTGTCACGGTAAGGACGTCTGTATATTTGGATTCTGTTGCACGTTCCCAGTAAGGAGATGGTACTCTAATAGTAATTCTGGTATTGTCGCCAAGGCATCCCTCTGGGGTTGTGCGAGCATAAATACCGGGAATATGCCCGGATGCGTTGAGGTTTGTGAGCGCTCTCCCCTGTGCATTATTAGAAAAGCTGGCCATATAGGGCAATTCTTCTCTTATGCCGGTGAGCATAAACATTTCTTCTTGGAGGCTAGTGGTAATGCGCCCGCTATTACCAGCGATGATGCCGCTGCTACTGGAAAGGGAGATGGCGTAATGGCTAAAGCCGTTGCCAACAACGCAAAAATCTTCATGACCAACTATATCCTGTCCCGGTGAGATTCCTGTATCACTAAGAAATATATTGTCGAGTTGCAGGATCTTGATTGTTGGTTCAATTGTTAGTTCTATGGAAAAATTAATTTCCTCAGCTTTGCCTGATTCCTCTTGAATAGCCTGCAATTGAAAATTCCCTCGGTAACTGCTGGAGGTGAAGTTTCTATTCCCAACTAACTTTACTTTAAGGTCAGCATTGAAATCGCTTATGCTGCCGGGTATGTCCTGATAAGTTTTACCAGGGCGAAAAGTAAAGTATTTACGATGAGGGGCAGATAAAGCTAAAGATAAATCTACGGTATCACCATTATCGGCGTATAACCTATAATAACCCTCATGCTCTGGCTGAATCTCCAGTGAAAAAGGTGAGGCTGCCCCGAGTTCCTGGCTGAGGAATGTGAAGCTAATATTCTGCTGTTGTGCTTGGTTGTTGATCGTGTGCCATCCAGAGAGATTGCAGATGCGCAGGTAAGTGTCACCTTGGCAGCTGGCAAGGCTGCTATTTGGCAGATAGAGAAGAAAAATTAGTATAAGAAAATTTTTAATAAACTTTCTTGATTTTTTATTGGGTGTCATTTGTTTTAGCAGTCTGTGAGATTTGACAGTTGGCTGAACTTTCATCAATAACCCCGAGGTTTAACCAGTCTTCACTGGACTCCACAACCTCAACTTTGGCATTACAATCAAGCCAGGTGACTTCGAGATGTGAAGGGGGCTCGTCAGAAAGAGGTATTTCCAATTGAAAAACACCAAAGCTATCTGTGAGTGTTGACTCTCCTTCAATGGAAACTAACACATTGTCTAAGCCCTGCCCCTTAGCCATAACTCGACCTATGGTCAGATAGACAGGTTGAATCTTGTAAGTAGCGGTGGTCACACTGCCAGGATAAAGCGTCACTTGATCCGTGTTTTCACGGTAGTGAAAGAAACCATCCCCTAGTGGGCGAAGTGATATATTGTAGCTTTGAAATGGACGAAGATTAATCACGGACTTTTTCTCGCCTTTCGCATAGCCATGGCGGTTACCGTCGATTAATACTTCAAAGTTTTCCCGTTGGCTGCCTTCTATATCTACAATGATGGCACTTTCCAGTGAGTGTTCGCCGCCCCATGCCATATGGTCCTTTGTGGCAATGATATTGGTGTTAAAACTGCCAATATAATTTGTAGAGCGGCTATTGTTAACGTCACTATGACTAATGGTGGAGCTGATAAAACCATAATGACCGGAAAGTCGGCTATAACTTCTTAAATAGTAATCTTCCGGTGTTGCTTCTATAGTGAAATCCTGATTTACCTCTGCTGCCCAGCGGTCGGCATCACGCCAGCGGGAGTTGACTTCGAAATATTGGTTATTACCGGAACTTTGCTGGTTTTCTCCACGAAAACTGATTGAATTCTGCCAATTTTTATTATTATGAAGAAGCTCAATACTCAGCAGCGTAAATTTTTCACCGTCAGCATCACTGTAAGATAGATTTGCCGTGGCCTGCCACTTTCTTCCGCGAAATATATTCCTGCGATATTCCAAAGTTCTTAGCTCTTGGGCTTCACTAAGTTGATTGTCCAAAGAGAGTGAATCGGTATAACTTCTGGGAGAGCGGTCGCGCTTACTACGCCTTATACTCAGGTTACCTCCAAAGAGTGGGGCCCTCAGGCTAATATTATTTTGAGATAGTCTATTGCTTAGCAGGGTGTATCTATCGGGCTTTAAATCAATTCTCTGTTCATCAATCTTGATCCGATAGGCGCTCAACATTGCATAAGGTGTTTTTATCAGAGCCTGTAATTTATAGGCATCAATACCATTAGACTCTTTAGCAAATGAGGGAGAGAGTTCTAAATAAGAGCTTACCCAGCGGCCACCAACCTCCATGAATTGCTGACCTTCTGTGGCTGCTAGTGTAGAGAAAACGCCAAAATTTTTTGAAAGGCGGCGGGCAATATATCCTTGCAGTAACTCTTGCTGATAATGATCCGGCATTCCGGAGGATATTTCAGGTTTTACTGGCATTCCTCCCTGCAGGCTCCAGCGCCACTCACCTGGTGCGGGGAGTTGTGAATCCTTGGTAAAAAATTCAGTAGTATTATTGATTAATCTGCCAGCTTCGTCGTAAATACGAATTTCTATGTTGTAAGCGCCATGTGGTAAGGTGGTGGTATCCAGTAAGTGATTTCCAGCTTCCATCAAATCGGAGTGAATCATACGACCATCTCGGTACAGTTCCACCCGGCCACGCACTGGCATGTTTATTTCTACCAGGGCGGAGTGTTGATAACCGATGTCTGTGCGGCTGTACTGAGAGTCACGGAGCTCAAATCCGTAGAGACGGTGTAATGATTGGAAAGTGCTGAAATTTCCTTTTGGTTGCAGTAATCCCAGGCTATAGGCTTTTCCGCGGAAGTCCCTTTCCCAATGCAGGCTACTGACACGGGTACCAATTTCGTTGGCTGTGTACCAATCCCCGTAAATAGCGCTCTCACCAAATCCAATAATGCTGGTAGCAGATAAAGTAGTTTGTGTGTTGCTGTCTACTTCATCGCTTTGTGCTCCCGACCAGGAACCACTGATATTTTGCACAATGGAAAAACTATTGCTGGCTGGGGGCAAGTATCGGTCGGTCAGGGCCTCTTGTTGAGGAAGTAGCTCTGGTGAGAAAAAAACATCCAGTCGATACCTCTCTTCGTCATAGATTACTGCGAAGTATTCTGGATTTATAAATCCACAATCTGTTTGGGAGTTATCACGACAAATTCGCTCACTATTTTTTTCCAGTGAAGCCTGTAATGAAAGCAGCAGGCGCTCGGGGTTTAGGCTGACAGGGAGAAGCTTGATAGCCTCCTCAGGTTCTACAAAACGCACGAATTCAGGCTCGGCAATAATTAGCGCCGAGCCCAAACTGCGCCCGCCATAGTACAGGTCTGCCACAATCCTTTGGGGCTTGGTTAGATCTGCAAAACCTGCAGGTACATCTGTGCTTACGAGATGCATTGGTTCTGTTGATACTGCAGTTGTATGCCAGAGCCATAGCGGTAAGAGCATCCAGGGAAACTTCCCGACGTTGCTTTTATTTACCATTACCATAGGGAGGTTGTTCCCTGACCAAAATTATATTTTATTATTTCTATTGGTTATTCTGACGTAACTGTCACTGTCAAAACGTCGGTATATATAGTGCCGCTTAAAACATTGGGATTTTCCCAATTTGCATTTGGAATTAATACTTCAAAGGTGGAGTTATCTG
The DNA window shown above is from Microbulbifer variabilis and carries:
- a CDS encoding TcfC E-set like domain-containing protein, with amino-acid sequence MHLVSTDVPAGFADLTKPQRIVADLYYGGRSLGSALIIAEPEFVRFVEPEEAIKLLPVSLNPERLLLSLQASLEKNSERICRDNSQTDCGFINPEYFAVIYDEERYRLDVFFSPELLPQQEALTDRYLPPASNSFSIVQNISGSWSGAQSDEVDSNTQTTLSATSIIGFGESAIYGDWYTANEIGTRVSSLHWERDFRGKAYSLGLLQPKGNFSTFQSLHRLYGFELRDSQYSRTDIGYQHSALVEINMPVRGRVELYRDGRMIHSDLMEAGNHLLDTTTLPHGAYNIEIRIYDEAGRLINNTTEFFTKDSQLPAPGEWRWSLQGGMPVKPEISSGMPDHYQQELLQGYIARRLSKNFGVFSTLAATEGQQFMEVGGRWVSSYLELSPSFAKESNGIDAYKLQALIKTPYAMLSAYRIKIDEQRIDLKPDRYTLLSNRLSQNNISLRAPLFGGNLSIRRSKRDRSPRSYTDSLSLDNQLSEAQELRTLEYRRNIFRGRKWQATANLSYSDADGEKFTLLSIELLHNNKNWQNSISFRGENQQSSGNNQYFEVNSRWRDADRWAAEVNQDFTIEATPEDYYLRSYSRLSGHYGFISSTISHSDVNNSRSTNYIGSFNTNIIATKDHMAWGGEHSLESAIIVDIEGSQRENFEVLIDGNRHGYAKGEKKSVINLRPFQSYNISLRPLGDGFFHYRENTDQVTLYPGSVTTATYKIQPVYLTIGRVMAKGQGLDNVLVSIEGESTLTDSFGVFQLEIPLSDEPPSHLEVTWLDCNAKVEVVESSEDWLNLGVIDESSANCQISQTAKTNDTQ